One window of Phycisphaeraceae bacterium genomic DNA carries:
- a CDS encoding serine/threonine protein kinase, which produces MPRAQRQAFLERVCGSDKALLKEVLDLLRYHPEEPAPSGKLDVRLKEGGALAAAAADLDLLDRGSGVASGGSGAPGVGASETVGVGIGGSDGAGRGSSSSGLKEPSKLPMPSRSPADEGVGGGGGGGGGGVPVTEAKYGAMPATIDHGPFPPGHLIQGRYRIVERIGRGGMGVVYRADDLTLNQPVALKFLPEAFAEHPSRKARFLNEARVSLQITHPNVCRVHDIVEVEGRQFLSMEYVGGEDLGSLLKRVGRPHVERAIGLAQQMCRGLHAAHEKGVLHRDLKPANVMVDDDGNAKILDFGLAGMAAGISGIEVKAGTPTYMAPEQLRGEAVTVRSDVYGLGLLLYELFTGKKAWEASSIPELMHMHRKQLPPDPRELVPGLDERIARTIMACLARDPEERPKSAMAVAAMLPGGDPLAAALAAGETPSPQLVAQAGGRGVLRPAHGVVLMGSVLGLLAVVAWLAPYVAMQDKAYLNKGPAVLASIAENCFARLGYSLQGQHTASALDYYEELVSEIERNDKGPDRWDRLGRPRPAAIDFWYRASPMPLRPQNSLGKVSMTDPAPTEPGMISLRLSPAGQLRELYVRYRDADDITTPDGWRPPSVPTDLERTWRLLFELADLPYDDFVSVEPMRVPPVFADTRAAWEGVYPESPEIEVRVEAATYRGQAVAFRLIEKRWPKASQVGVPEELFRHGPGLWATTMMTGLLVIASLVLVPGNVFGRRVDYMGAFKVGLGGTGLWAVGWWLRASHVWTLQGETDLLGRAAGQSLLVGAALVVFYMAMEPYVRRQWPQMLISWERLLSGRVRDALVGKHALVGVLLGVASAAAFYATLLIPSMVGKPPPAPFMDGRYGMDAMMSARSGFGAVLHMAVASVREGMALVLVLVIVRFMVKRTWMAAGVFAILTALFWGLLSGSGTMATWPLLGVVAGALAVVVVRYGLLSATIAAMVYHLLVAFPLTIDPSMWYFDATIFAHSFVVVSALIGVLLATGVVRATPDGVAPVLSASRY; this is translated from the coding sequence TTGCCGCGCGCGCAGCGCCAGGCGTTTCTCGAGCGTGTGTGCGGGTCGGACAAGGCGTTGCTGAAGGAAGTGCTGGATCTTCTGCGGTATCACCCGGAGGAGCCCGCGCCGTCGGGCAAGTTGGATGTGCGATTGAAGGAGGGTGGAGCTCTTGCGGCGGCTGCGGCGGATCTGGATCTGCTCGATCGAGGGAGCGGTGTGGCGTCGGGCGGTTCGGGTGCTCCTGGTGTTGGTGCATCTGAGACCGTCGGTGTGGGGATTGGCGGCTCTGATGGTGCGGGGCGAGGTTCTTCATCTTCGGGCTTGAAGGAGCCGTCGAAGTTGCCGATGCCGAGTCGGTCGCCCGCGGATGAGGGGGTCGGAGGGGGCGGCGGAGGGGGTGGCGGCGGGGTGCCCGTGACGGAGGCGAAGTACGGCGCGATGCCGGCGACGATCGATCACGGGCCGTTTCCGCCGGGGCATCTGATCCAGGGGCGTTACAGGATTGTGGAGCGGATCGGTCGCGGCGGGATGGGGGTTGTGTATCGAGCGGATGACCTGACGCTGAACCAGCCGGTCGCGCTGAAGTTTCTGCCGGAGGCGTTCGCGGAGCATCCGTCGCGGAAGGCGCGGTTTCTGAACGAGGCGCGGGTTTCGTTGCAGATCACGCATCCGAATGTGTGCCGCGTGCATGACATCGTCGAGGTTGAGGGCAGGCAGTTCCTGTCGATGGAGTATGTGGGGGGCGAGGATCTTGGTTCGCTGTTGAAGCGTGTGGGGCGTCCGCACGTTGAGCGTGCGATCGGGTTGGCGCAGCAGATGTGCCGCGGGCTGCATGCGGCGCACGAGAAGGGCGTGCTGCACCGTGATCTGAAGCCGGCGAACGTGATGGTGGACGACGACGGGAACGCGAAGATCCTGGATTTCGGTCTTGCGGGGATGGCGGCGGGAATCAGCGGGATCGAGGTGAAGGCGGGTACGCCGACGTACATGGCACCGGAGCAGTTGCGTGGCGAGGCGGTGACGGTTCGGAGCGATGTGTACGGCTTGGGGTTGTTGTTGTATGAGTTGTTCACGGGGAAGAAGGCGTGGGAGGCGTCGAGCATTCCCGAGTTGATGCACATGCATCGGAAGCAGTTGCCGCCTGATCCGCGGGAGTTGGTTCCGGGGCTTGATGAGCGGATCGCGCGGACGATCATGGCGTGTCTTGCGCGGGATCCGGAGGAGCGTCCGAAGTCGGCGATGGCGGTTGCGGCGATGCTGCCGGGGGGCGATCCGCTGGCTGCGGCATTGGCGGCGGGTGAGACGCCATCGCCTCAGTTGGTGGCGCAGGCGGGTGGGCGTGGGGTGTTGCGTCCTGCGCATGGGGTTGTGTTGATGGGTTCTGTTCTAGGGCTGCTGGCGGTGGTGGCGTGGCTCGCGCCATACGTGGCGATGCAGGACAAGGCGTATTTGAACAAGGGGCCGGCGGTGCTGGCGAGCATCGCGGAGAACTGCTTTGCGCGTCTCGGGTATTCGTTGCAGGGACAGCACACGGCGTCTGCGCTCGATTACTACGAGGAGTTGGTGAGCGAGATCGAGCGGAACGACAAGGGGCCTGATCGATGGGATCGGCTGGGGAGGCCACGTCCGGCGGCGATTGATTTCTGGTATCGGGCGAGCCCGATGCCGCTGCGGCCTCAGAACTCGCTCGGCAAGGTGTCGATGACTGATCCTGCTCCGACGGAGCCGGGGATGATCTCGCTGCGTCTCTCGCCTGCGGGGCAGTTGCGCGAGTTGTACGTGCGCTATCGGGATGCGGACGACATAACGACGCCTGATGGGTGGCGTCCGCCTTCGGTTCCGACGGATCTGGAGCGGACGTGGCGTTTGCTGTTCGAGTTGGCGGATCTGCCTTACGACGACTTTGTGTCGGTTGAGCCGATGCGTGTGCCGCCGGTGTTCGCGGATACGCGTGCGGCGTGGGAGGGTGTGTATCCGGAGAGCCCTGAGATTGAGGTCCGTGTGGAGGCGGCGACGTATCGAGGGCAGGCGGTGGCGTTTCGATTGATCGAGAAGCGTTGGCCGAAGGCGAGCCAGGTGGGTGTGCCGGAGGAGCTGTTTCGGCATGGCCCGGGCCTTTGGGCGACGACGATGATGACGGGTCTGCTTGTGATCGCGTCGCTGGTGTTGGTGCCGGGGAATGTGTTCGGGCGGCGCGTGGATTACATGGGCGCGTTCAAGGTTGGACTGGGTGGTACGGGTCTCTGGGCTGTCGGGTGGTGGCTGCGGGCGAGCCATGTGTGGACGCTGCAGGGGGAGACGGATCTGCTTGGTCGTGCGGCGGGGCAGTCGCTGCTGGTTGGTGCCGCGCTGGTTGTGTTCTACATGGCGATGGAGCCCTACGTGCGTCGGCAGTGGCCTCAGATGCTTATCTCGTGGGAGCGGTTGCTTTCGGGGCGGGTGAGGGATGCGTTGGTCGGGAAGCACGCCTTGGTGGGTGTGCTGCTGGGCGTAGCGTCCGCGGCGGCGTTCTATGCGACGCTGCTGATTCCGTCGATGGTGGGGAAGCCGCCTCCTGCGCCGTTTATGGACGGCCGATACGGGATGGACGCAATGATGAGCGCGAGATCGGGCTTCGGCGCGGTGCTGCACATGGCGGTGGCGTCGGTGCGCGAGGGGATGGCGCTGGTGTTGGTGCTGGTGATCGTGCGGTTCATGGTGAAGCGGACGTGGATGGCGGCGGGTGTGTTCGCGATCCTGACCGCGTTGTTCTGGGGGCTGTTGTCCGGGTCGGGAACGATGGCGACGTGGCCACTGTTGGGTGTGGTCGCGGGCGCGCTGGCGGTGGTCGTGGTTCGGTACG
- a CDS encoding sigma-70 family RNA polymerase sigma factor: MADASDTSARELASQLLPLVYDDLRRLAQAKMNREPGMISLEPTALAHETFMRLVDQSRVDWRGKSHFMAVAAQAMRRILVDHARARKRLKRGGARQRVDLSSGIAATGPSEVDLLALDDAMEKLAQIDERQARVVELRFFGGLNVDEVAEALGVSKRTVEGDWTIARAWLRRELAEGAEP, encoded by the coding sequence ATGGCGGATGCTTCGGATACCTCGGCGAGGGAGTTGGCAAGCCAGCTCCTTCCTTTGGTATATGACGATCTGCGTCGGCTGGCACAGGCGAAGATGAACCGGGAGCCGGGGATGATCTCCCTGGAGCCGACGGCACTGGCCCATGAGACGTTTATGCGTCTGGTGGACCAGTCACGGGTGGATTGGCGGGGGAAGAGCCACTTCATGGCGGTGGCGGCGCAGGCGATGCGTCGGATTCTGGTGGATCATGCGCGGGCTCGGAAGCGGCTGAAGCGTGGGGGAGCGCGGCAGCGTGTGGATCTCTCGTCGGGGATCGCTGCGACGGGTCCTTCCGAGGTTGATCTGCTCGCGCTCGACGATGCGATGGAGAAGCTGGCCCAGATCGACGAGCGTCAGGCGCGGGTGGTGGAGCTACGGTTCTTCGGCGGGTTGAATGTCGACGAGGTGGCCGAGGCGTTGGGCGTCTCCAAGCGAACGGTTGAGGGGGACTGGACGATCGCTCGGGCCTGGCTTCGTCGGGAACTTGCTGAAGGAGCCGAGCCATAG
- a CDS encoding flagellar hook basal-body protein, with the protein MNYGTQLSLSGVLTSLHKQDVATNNLANLNTVGFKTEIALTRQRAAVRIEDGLGSMPSDSLIERLGAGVMLAPTMTSHKQGSVMPTGNDLDIAIEGDGFLVVRDASDASSDRVRLTRDGRLARSASGLLVQAATGLPVLDTTNRTISLGDGPVQIDDQGLVTQNGEERGRIALVDVPDRRALHKSGDGLYVPDAASIAGRTAAAGRIRQRALEASTVDEIDALTKVTSAAREVSANLGMIQYQDRFMDRAINVLGRVS; encoded by the coding sequence ATGAACTACGGAACCCAGCTCTCACTCAGCGGCGTCCTCACCTCGCTCCACAAGCAGGACGTCGCCACCAACAACCTCGCGAACCTCAACACCGTCGGCTTCAAGACCGAGATCGCCCTCACTCGCCAGCGCGCCGCCGTCCGCATCGAAGACGGACTCGGCTCCATGCCCTCCGACTCCCTCATCGAGCGTCTCGGCGCAGGCGTCATGCTCGCCCCCACCATGACCAGCCACAAACAGGGCTCGGTCATGCCCACCGGCAACGACCTCGACATCGCCATCGAGGGCGATGGCTTCCTCGTCGTTCGCGATGCCTCCGACGCATCCTCCGATCGTGTCCGCCTCACCCGTGACGGCCGACTCGCCCGCAGCGCATCCGGCCTCCTCGTGCAGGCCGCGACAGGTTTGCCCGTCCTCGACACGACCAACCGCACCATCTCCCTCGGCGACGGACCCGTCCAGATCGACGATCAGGGCCTCGTCACCCAGAATGGCGAAGAACGCGGACGCATCGCCCTCGTCGATGTCCCCGATCGAAGAGCCCTCCACAAGTCCGGAGACGGCCTCTATGTCCCCGATGCCGCGTCCATCGCAGGACGCACCGCCGCCGCCGGACGCATCCGCCAGCGCGCCCTTGAAGCGTCAACCGTTGACGAGATCGACGCCCTCACCAAGGTCACGTCCGCCGCCAGAGAAGTCTCCGCAAACCTCGGCATGATCCAGTACCAGGATCGATTCATGGATCGAGCGATCAACGTCCTCGGACGCGTCTCCTGA
- the flgG gene encoding flagellar basal-body rod protein FlgG, whose amino-acid sequence MAILALQSASSGLSALNTQLDVIANNLANVNTVGFKSSRANFQDLIYVERMQPGVENALGDQRPTGLYVGLGVRVSGTQLNFEQGAPLTTNEKKDLMIEGIGFFQVTVEDALGGIGYTRAGNFAINSDGELVLANDVGRRLEPSITIPEDATDIQVTNDGRVLVLQPGEVEPTEVGQIQIAAFVNPQGLKQIGENLYVQTEASGDPIVGNPGDDNLGSIRQGLLESSNVDPTRELVELIRTQRAFEMNSQSIRAADDVLQQVAQLRRG is encoded by the coding sequence ATGGCCATCCTCGCCCTTCAGTCCGCATCCTCCGGCCTCTCCGCACTCAACACCCAGCTCGACGTGATCGCGAACAACCTCGCCAACGTCAACACCGTCGGCTTCAAGTCCAGCCGCGCAAACTTCCAGGACCTCATCTACGTCGAACGCATGCAGCCAGGCGTCGAGAACGCCCTCGGCGACCAGCGACCCACAGGTCTCTACGTCGGCCTCGGCGTCCGTGTCAGCGGCACCCAACTCAACTTCGAGCAAGGCGCGCCGCTCACCACCAACGAGAAGAAGGACCTCATGATCGAGGGCATCGGCTTCTTCCAGGTCACCGTCGAAGACGCCCTCGGAGGCATCGGCTACACCCGCGCAGGCAACTTCGCCATCAACTCCGACGGCGAGCTCGTCCTCGCCAACGACGTCGGCCGACGCCTCGAACCCAGCATCACCATCCCCGAAGACGCCACCGACATCCAGGTCACCAACGACGGAAGAGTCCTCGTCCTCCAGCCCGGAGAGGTCGAGCCCACCGAGGTCGGACAGATCCAGATCGCCGCCTTCGTCAACCCGCAGGGGCTCAAGCAGATCGGCGAGAACCTCTACGTCCAGACCGAGGCCTCAGGAGACCCCATCGTCGGCAACCCGGGCGATGACAACCTCGGCTCCATCCGACAGGGACTGCTCGAATCCTCGAACGTCGATCCCACCAGAGAACTCGTCGAACTCATCCGCACCCAACGCGCCTTCGAGATGAACAGCCAGTCCATCAGAGCCGCAGACGACGTCCTCCAGCAGGTCGCCCAGCTCCGCCGCGGCTGA
- the flgA gene encoding flagellar basal body P-ring formation protein FlgA, translating into MISRPAIPRQRRARRLTRRAVSVALAAAIATTALADGSITLRPVARLQADAPVRITDIADLRGSLPDTLAHVVLHPSSLRDGRVSVHEVRDAIEAAGNVNWGRIALSGADCRIVRLDTPPGPVHDRAPEPDASPRPDHTSEPIVRDLIAPRLAQSLGIDERRLRLTFDSADAADTILTMPTRGRTVEIRPIGRSDTAPIAITVYERGAIVARASVRARVEVLREVAVSRVEIERGAPIDETLVDRRPEWLPLSERPADPDALADAVARSKIPPGRILTEQSVQGAIAVKRGDPVVIHCISGDFVMKLRARATTDARIGQTIPFSPLDGRKGRTILARVERPGIAIAADDHSQADQEPTP; encoded by the coding sequence ATGATCTCGCGCCCGGCCATCCCGAGACAACGACGCGCAAGGCGGCTCACGCGCCGGGCCGTCTCAGTCGCGCTCGCCGCCGCGATCGCCACGACCGCCCTCGCCGACGGGTCCATCACGCTCCGCCCCGTCGCACGCCTGCAAGCCGACGCCCCGGTCCGCATCACCGACATCGCCGACCTCCGGGGCTCTCTCCCCGACACGCTCGCTCACGTCGTCCTTCACCCATCGTCCCTCCGCGACGGACGCGTCTCGGTCCACGAGGTCCGCGACGCCATCGAAGCCGCGGGAAACGTCAACTGGGGACGCATCGCCCTCTCGGGCGCAGACTGCCGCATCGTGCGGCTCGACACGCCGCCCGGTCCCGTCCACGACCGGGCACCAGAGCCCGACGCCTCGCCCCGCCCCGATCACACGAGCGAGCCCATCGTCCGCGACCTCATCGCACCCCGCCTCGCGCAGTCGCTCGGCATCGATGAGCGTCGCCTGCGTCTCACGTTCGACAGCGCCGATGCCGCCGACACGATCCTCACCATGCCGACGCGCGGCCGCACCGTCGAGATCCGACCCATCGGACGCTCCGACACCGCGCCCATCGCCATCACGGTCTACGAACGCGGCGCCATCGTCGCGCGTGCGAGCGTGCGAGCCCGCGTCGAGGTCCTCCGCGAGGTCGCGGTCTCTCGCGTGGAGATCGAGCGCGGCGCGCCCATCGACGAGACCCTCGTCGATCGCCGCCCCGAGTGGCTCCCGCTCAGCGAACGCCCCGCCGATCCCGACGCTCTGGCAGACGCCGTCGCGCGCTCCAAGATCCCGCCCGGCAGGATCCTCACCGAGCAGAGCGTGCAGGGCGCGATCGCCGTCAAGCGAGGCGACCCCGTCGTCATCCACTGCATCAGCGGCGACTTCGTCATGAAGCTCCGCGCCCGCGCCACGACCGATGCCCGCATCGGGCAGACGATCCCCTTCTCCCCGCTCGACGGACGCAAGGGCCGCACCATCCTCGCCCGCGTCGAGCGGCCCGGCATCGCGATCGCCGCCGACGACCACTCGCAAGCAGACCAGGAGCCGACTCCATGA
- a CDS encoding flagellar basal body L-ring protein FlgH yields the protein MSDRSMQTTRLAATIFLAGTLATPALAQSLFVTQVNVPIDAKGEPDPGAHLRGASLMFIEPPKPREFAIHDLVTIIIEETTKSEASQTLETEKKYDMNGALTDFISLRHLLELQVQNDKQDPAQIGLNYKNKYKGDGDYERTDRFVARITATVIDVKPNGTVVLEARKRIDKDGEVQTIILSGTCRRDDVTAQNTVLSSQLAALTVTMSTEGQVTKAGKKGLIPRALEGLFNF from the coding sequence ATGAGCGACCGATCCATGCAAACTACGCGCCTCGCCGCAACGATCTTCCTTGCGGGCACGCTGGCAACGCCGGCTCTGGCCCAGTCTCTCTTCGTGACGCAGGTGAACGTGCCGATCGACGCCAAGGGCGAGCCCGACCCCGGCGCGCACCTCCGCGGCGCGAGTCTCATGTTCATCGAGCCGCCCAAGCCGCGCGAGTTCGCCATCCACGACCTCGTCACCATCATCATCGAGGAGACGACCAAGTCCGAGGCGTCCCAGACGCTCGAGACCGAGAAGAAGTACGACATGAACGGCGCGCTGACGGACTTCATCTCCCTCCGTCACCTGCTCGAGCTCCAGGTCCAGAACGACAAGCAGGATCCCGCCCAGATCGGCCTGAACTACAAGAACAAGTACAAGGGCGATGGCGACTACGAGCGCACCGACAGGTTCGTCGCCCGCATCACAGCTACCGTCATCGACGTCAAGCCCAACGGCACCGTTGTCCTCGAAGCACGCAAGCGCATCGACAAGGACGGCGAGGTCCAGACCATCATCCTGAGCGGCACGTGCCGGCGCGACGACGTTACCGCCCAGAACACTGTTCTCTCGTCGCAACTGGCCGCGCTCACCGTCACGATGTCCACCGAGGGACAGGTCACCAAGGCCGGCAAGAAGGGCCTCATCCCCCGCGCTCTGGAAGGTCTCTTCAACTTCTGA
- a CDS encoding transposase — protein sequence MDNASWRVLAASVRKLDRSPRGGRFTFTDADIVLTFLWAVLHRRPTSWACRRDAWPLWRRGRLPSPSRMSRRLRTTSVQALLAAAEAENLVSASGALVLALDGKALRVASHSGDRTATFGAWGLRGYKLHAICDLAGSIVSWRLTPMHCHEAVMAKRMMRDMELNGYVLADSNYDSVKLYELCACKGGQLVVPRKDCRVGRGVRRSGTHPDRRRAIDMLEQSMTGFGRGLLSLRRVIERVFARLEMTHHVGLIPPHVRGIERVRRWIQAIIILDRHTQAMKR from the coding sequence ATGGACAACGCGAGTTGGAGGGTGTTGGCGGCGAGCGTGCGGAAGCTGGATCGGAGCCCGCGTGGCGGTCGCTTCACCTTCACCGATGCGGACATCGTGCTGACCTTTCTCTGGGCCGTCTTGCACCGACGACCCACCTCCTGGGCGTGCCGACGCGATGCATGGCCGTTGTGGCGGCGTGGTCGATTGCCCTCGCCAAGCAGGATGAGCCGGCGGCTGAGAACCACCAGCGTCCAGGCGTTACTTGCCGCGGCGGAGGCGGAGAATCTGGTCTCTGCATCGGGAGCGTTGGTGCTGGCTCTTGACGGCAAGGCCCTGCGCGTCGCCTCGCACTCCGGAGACCGGACCGCGACCTTCGGCGCATGGGGACTGCGCGGCTACAAGCTCCATGCGATCTGCGATCTCGCGGGCTCGATCGTCTCCTGGCGTCTCACGCCCATGCACTGCCATGAAGCAGTGATGGCCAAGCGGATGATGCGAGACATGGAGTTGAACGGGTATGTGCTGGCCGACTCGAACTACGACAGCGTGAAGCTCTATGAACTCTGCGCGTGCAAGGGCGGACAACTGGTGGTTCCGCGGAAGGACTGCCGCGTGGGTCGCGGCGTGCGGCGGTCCGGAACGCATCCGGACCGCCGTCGAGCCATCGACATGCTGGAGCAGAGCATGACGGGCTTCGGCAGGGGCCTGCTGTCACTCCGGCGCGTGATCGAGCGTGTGTTTGCACGCCTGGAAATGACCCACCATGTGGGGCTTATCCCGCCGCACGTGCGCGGCATCGAGCGGGTCCGTCGATGGATCCAAGCCATCATCATCCTTGATCGACACACACAGGCAATGAAGCGATGA